Part of the Microtus ochrogaster isolate Prairie Vole_2 chromosome 19, MicOch1.0, whole genome shotgun sequence genome, GCCAGCAAAACTAAAACAGGGTACAAATCACGAAGTCTGGGAGATGTTTGTTATGCAGCGATTTGTCTCATATTTTGCAACTGCTTTCAGTTACTTACAGTTCCCATACGAGGATATATTGTATATTGAGCATAATCCCCCTCCACTGCCCTGTGATAGCTAACAATTTGTCTTCAGCCCACACGgccagcaacacatcttcactgtTTTATCTCAAGGGTTTATTAactccccagccctgtgtcttAACTTAGTTCAAAGGGATCTTGATCTGTCTCTTCCACAAAATATCACATTGGTCCACTTTATTGATAACATTGCTGGCTGGACCAAGTGAGCAGGCGGTAACAACTACTTTGAACTTGCTGCTAAAGGTTAGGTACTTCAGAAGACTGAAACAAACACAATCAAAATTCAAATGCCTTCTACCTTGGGCATGTTTCTAGGGGACCACTGCTGTGGGGCATGCAGATATATTCCTTTAAAGGTGAAGGAGAAGTAATTGCACCTGGCTCCTTCACTGCCAAGAAAGACACCCAATGCTTAGTGGGTCTGTGTGAACACTGGAGGCAGAACATTCCCTCATGAGTGCCTTACCTCAGCTCATTTCTGGAGTGGTTTGGAAAGCTGCTAGCCTTGTGCAGGGCCTGGAACAGGAGAAGACTCCTCCACACATCCAGGCTGCTGTGTAGGCAGCTAAGTCATTTGGACCACACCGTCCAGCAGACCCAACGGTACTTGAGGTGTCTGTGGCAGATGATAGGGATGCTGTTTGGAGCCGTTTGAAGACCCCTATAGGTGAATTACTGAGGAGACCGTTGGGATTTTTGGAGTGAGGCTCTGGTAACTTCTGCAGACAACTATTCTTCCTTTGACAGACTACTCTTGTCTGCCAGGCCTTACTGGAAACTGAATGATTGACAGTGGCCCATCAGTTACTGTGTGATCTGAGCTGCCCATCACAAGCTGATGCATGATGGACATTTCTCATGGAAGCCTTATAGCTGGACATTTATCAAATGGAAGTGGCACATATGTGATCTGGAGGGCACAAACCAGTTACATAAAGACGTTGCTCAAGTGCTCACGGCTTCTACTCTTGTTACAACATCTTCTACTCCAAAGCATGAACCTACAGCTTTATGTGCTATGTCTTGTGATCCATTGACGGAGGAACAGAGAATAGGGCCTGGTTTATTGATGGTTCTACACTAAGGCGCCAATTTAGAAGGGAACAGTTGCAGCATTACAGCCTCCTTCCGGGACAATCCTGAAAGACATGTGATTGGAAATTCTTACAGCAGGCAGAACCTTGGCGGGTATACACAGGCTATGTTttgtttggaaggagaaatggccaGAGGAGCAGTTCTTTACTGATGCATAGGCTGTAGCCAGTGCATTGGCTGGATGGTCAGGGCCATGATTGGAAAACTGGTGCGAAGGCTGTCTGGACAAGCATGGGGATCGTTCTCTCCAAATGACGAAGGATGTGGAGATACTTGTGCCCCATGTGGATACTCATCAAATGGTGACTTCAGCTGAGGAGGAGTTCAGTAACCAAGTAGATAGGATGGCCTCTGGACAGCATGTTTCCCCAGCTATTCCTGCCATTGCCCAGTGAACATGTTTGGGCAGACATGCATACCTATTAAGCcaacatttgtgttttctttactctaTTTTGCTATCATATGATATAATGTCACTTGAGATAATATCAGTGGTCAAATGTTGTAAATGTATATTGTCACATTTAAGTTATGAAACATTAAGGGACATTGTGACATATTATGAAATATGCAATATGTTTGCAGTTGTACATGGGACAATATATCATGGTAGAATTATGACCTAGTTATTGTTTTATAAAGTAAGCACGGCATGAGGCGGTGTGATgatgtgtcaggttgacaagggTGAACTTGTGATGAGCAGACTTCATTCTCAACTTGGCTCcctttgaaataaataaagaccCAAGTTGCTGGGCACTCTGCTaatggattttatttcctttcctaccttcctttttgagacagggttcctctatgtagctctggctgtcctgaaactctctattTAGACTGGGCTTGGCTTTGGCGAtggtggcgaacacctttaatcccagcactcgggaggcagaggcaggcggatctctgtgagttNNNNNNNNNNNNNNNNNNNNNNNNNNNNNNNNNNNNNNNNNNNNNNNNNNNNNNNNNNNNNNNNNNNNNNNNNNNNNNNNNNNNNNNNNNNNNNNNNNNNgagaccagcctggtctacagagctagttccaggacaggctccaaagccacagagaaaccctgtctcgaaccccccccccaaaaaaaaaaaaaaaaaaaaaaaaacaaaaaaaaaccccaaaaaacaaaaaacaacaaaaaaaaaacctcacagagatatgattgcctctgcctcccaagtgctaggattacaggtgtacccCTGCCCAGAGGTAGTTTCTTAGTTGGAACATTTAAAGCACTGTAAATCTGGGACACATGCACTCATATAATATGACACGGAAGAAAGAAACTTTGCTTTCTCCTTGCTCCTCTTCACTCTCTCTGGCAAGTTTGTCTCTCCTGTTGCTGGAGCCTGCACTAAGTTCAGCCTCCTCCAGGTCTGGGGGCTCTCCAGGAATCCCCCAGTACCCCAGCAACAGATTGAGACAGCAGAGACCTACATCCCTGTGGACTGAATAACTACCAGATTCTCAGCCTTTCCACCACGAGACAGTTAATGTTGTGCTACCTAGACCACACCCTGTCAGCCACTCTAATATCATATATTAGACTCcgtatatgaaaataaatacacgTGCATTCAGTGTATCAGTTCAGGGCATCTAGAGAACTCTGCTCactgttcttggttgtcagcttgagtCCATTTGTAATTAACTggaatccagaaatggagggtgCAGTGGtgaggatttgtttgtttgatttgaagTGGGTGACTCCACTTCTAGCCCAGATCtttaaggcaggaagagacagatgtctttgatctggaggcaggaggatacaaTTTTAATCTGGTCCACACCTGCTGGAAGCCTGTATAAGGACTCATGTTTTCTCTTTGACAGCTTGATCTTACCTTGCTAGGACAtccatgtagtggcatttcatttgtattttaataaataaagcttgcctgaagattggagtgtaaaacagccccactggtcagccttacagaccaggcagtgataacacacacctttaatcccagtagccattatgacacacacctttaatcccagcagtcacactggttgccatggaaactgggcggtgcatacctttaatcccagtggtgcacgcctttaatcccagccctggggaggaatATAGAACGgtaggagacagctctcagacacagtctccttctgagattcctggaggcaggatcgccatttgggactgaggtcgaggtaagagtcagtggctggctgttttgcttttctgactttcaggttgaaccccacttCGTGTCTCTGGATTTTTAGTAACCGTGCCACACATCCATTCCATCTCTGGCGTTAGAGCAGTCTCTGGGATTCCAGCATACTGCAGAGCAGCAAGACAGTAGTCTCATGCACTGGGTAACTCCTGGGTTCTTGCTCTTTCTgttcacagccagccattgttggattatcTTGACTGCTGTCTGTAGATCATTCTAATAAATACCCCCTCTCTATATGAAATATGTAAAGGAGAACAGacatatttcatatgtatatgaaatatatatggagagagattCCTTCTTAGTTGTTAGTCCAGAGAACCCCTACTAATGAGAGCCCTTATACACCCCTCTGCACCCCCTTTCTCCCTGTTCCTCGGTCCCATTAGACCCTTCCTTTTACGAGGATTGAATGATCAATTGACTTAGATTTTTGCTTCTAGCCCTTCAGGACTGAGTTTCACATCAAAGTCATAGCACCTTTTAAACTGGGCTGGGAAATGTTCCTTTTCTAGCTTCTCAAAGCGTCTGTGGAagtttgaaatcatttttctttaatgtttgattaatttaaaaagtgagcGTGAAAAGCAGCCAGGacttaggcattttttttttttgaaagagattCTCGCCTCCCAGCCAGTTTTAAAAAGCATGgtattattttgattttcctaTTTAGATATATTTGCTTATGTATTTTGTGTCCGTGTACGTCGTGCGTAGGCACGCTTGTCTGGAGCTCAGAGGGCGATATATAGGGTTCTGTTCTCTTCTACAGCGTAGgcttctggggactgaattcaggctgtcaggctgagcagcaagtgtcttcacccacggagccatctcactgggcccagatttatgtttatcttttaaagaaaattgcttttatCTCCCAGGCTTTCGAATTTCGAACACACCAGGGTGTGCGTGACTAAGTTCCCCTCACTCTAgcatccttcttttcttttcctggtgagtctttgtttttcttcattgaagGTACCAGCTTGGAGTTTTCAATCTCGCCCTGGCTTTATTTTCCTCGCCCCCGACACACACACCCGCCGCGTTTTCTCCATTGATTTCCCCGCACGATGGACGCTCCCAGAAGTTTCCCTGCCAAGGACTCCAGCCTCGCCCCGCCCCCGGCGCTAGGCCCCGCCCTCGAGGAGACCCCGCCCTCCCCGAGGAACCGGAAGTGGGCGTCCGGAAGCCGGAAGCGGAGAGCGGGGCCGAGCTTGAGTCCCTGGGAGCTGCAAGCGGAGGGGCGGGCGGAGCCGGCCATGGCGGAGAAGTTCGACCACCTGGAGGAGCATCTGGAGAAGTTCGTGGAGAACATTCGGCAGCTCGGCATCATCGTCAGCGACTTCCAGCCCAGCAGCCAGGCGGGGCTCAGCCAGAAACTGTGAGTGCAGGCGGGGCGGGCGTCGGCGCTTCTGTGCGGAGCCCCTGCCGCTGGTCTGGGGACCCCACTAGGGCCTCCTGGTGTGGTCCGTGGACCGCGCTGGGGCGGCGGCTCCATCCGGACTCCACGGTGGGGTAGCTCCATCCTGACTTTACTGCGGGGGGTAGGGGGACGGAGGCCGGCACCACTGTGACCCTAAGGGGCAGGCTGGAACCTCTCCACCTTCACCCCCATCACCCCTCCGCCCACTGCATCCCACTCTAGTCCACCGCACCCAATTCCACCGGAGACGCCGGCACCTCTGTGACCCTACGGGGCAGGGTGGAGCCACTCCGTCCCCACCTCAGCCCACCCCCACTCCATCCCCTACCCCATCCCACCGGGGAGGCTGGGAGCACTAcactcccatcccacccctgccccaccccgcCGGCGAGGCTGAGTCCACTCCTCTAAGTTAAAGAGGAGCAAGCCCCTCCCGAGGATCCAGAGCCACCTGCTGCATAGGCCTGGCTGTGGAAGAAGGCACAGagggttgattttatttttttcttccagcaatATCTTTGTGCTGGTCATGCAGCCTGGTTTTGGGATGCCGGACagggaaacaaaatatttaagagcGGGCCTCACTGCCTTATAGCGCAGCTAGGTGGTGGAGGGTGACTCTGGGAGGGGCTGAAGGTCAGCCCAGGAGGGGTGGGTTTCTGGCTTGCAGACTGTGGATCCTCTACTCAAGGTGCTCCATGCTGCCTTCCCTGAAAGCCATTCCGACGACATGTGTTCTCGAAAACTTTGCTCTTTCTTCACCTCCATCCTGAGTTTAGAAGGAAGATTATTGAGGGTATTAAATCCAGAGGTGTCCTCGGAATCTGGTGGCAATTGAGGGCTCAGGTGTGAGCTGCACAGCAGCTTGTTGAGGGTGGCAGGGGTCTCCTGACTCCCTCGGAGGCAGCCACTGCAGCTGTCTTTGTTCAAAGTTAGCATGAGGGAGCAGGTGTAGCAAGCAGGTACTCAAGGTTCATCTAGTAGGCTGGGAGAAGAGAGCTACCCCCAGCGGAGACATACCCAGCTCAGCAGAAAGGCAAGGCCTGCCTCTAGTGTCTGGACCTGGAAATCTGCTCTGATCCCCCATCCCCCTAATCCCCGTTCTGGAATGGGAGACTGCCCTGGAAACCATCCTTACCCACAATACCCACAGCTGAGTCTGTTAAAGCTGAGGGCAAGGCTAGGTGTTTACCAGAGTAGAGGGCAGTGATATTTTGCACTCCTCCTCAGGGAGGGCTTTGTGGGATGCAGGCAAACTGGAGCATTGCCTAGACCCTGCTGAGACCGGCTTTGTGGCTGTTCCCAGGGCCCTGTCTCTCTCTTATCTAGTTAGTGTGGCTATCTCGTACCCCACTGTCTCCTCAGTTATCTGCCCCAGTGTCCCCGACCTTGCCATTTTAACCACCGTGACTTGAAACCCAGTGAGCCTTGCTGTGTGTGGGTTGTGCCTGTGCTGTCTTCGGAGCTAACCCCACACccctctgctctttccccagGAACTTTATTGTTACGGGCTTACAGGACATAGACAAGTGCAGACAGCAGCTGCACGATATCATGGTGCCTCTGGAAGTCTTTGAGTGAGtatggctgtgggtctctgctggCTCTGAATGTGGGTGTGAGGGTGGCGTGCGAGAGAAGCAGACAGGAATGCCTGTCTCATGGCATGTAGTGAACAAGTGGGCTTAAAAAAAGGGTAAGTGTCACCCCAGGGTTGTGTTGTTGAAAATGGAGTCACatggaaatgggaaattttttttttttttttttttggtttttcgagacagggtttctctgtagctttggagcctgtcctggaactcccttggtagaccaggctggcctcgaactcacagagatccgcctgcctctgcctcccgagtgctggggaaATGGGAAATTAAAAGTATATCAAAACAGGTTTCTTGAGTTCAGTGGAGAGAAAGCTCCTAATTTATGAATTAAAGAGCTGTGGCTTGGTGTGGTGGTGGACAGGTTGATCCCAGCACgtagagggcagaggcaggcagctctcgtgagtttgaggtcagtctggtctggtctgcagagagttccaggacagccagggctacacagagaaatcctgtcttgaaaacaaaagcaaacaaaatgagagTTGTGTGTGAGctataacacaaaataaaaaaatatatccacAGACATCTGGAAAATAATTTCGTCTGTTCAAGAAGCTTCCTGTGGTGACCTGGACCTGGGAGGTGGTCCCTCCTGTTGGGAGGAGGAATCCCTCAGTCCTGGTGGCTGTGGCGGGCCATTTATCTTCCAGAGAGTCCTGTAGACCTGCCACAGCAGTGGCTGAGAGGAGAGTGGCCCGTGAGCTCCCAGGAGCAGATGCTCCAGCGTCTTCTCGAATGGGCTGTGAGCACTGGGAGGAACACAGGCTCCCATGACCTGGCTCACGCACACTGATAGGCACGTGGGCTGTCCAGAGCAAGGGTGAAATAACCTCCCCTTCAGCCCAGTGTTTGCCTTTGTGCAGTTCAACTTCTGGGTCTTAGAAAACGGCAACCACCCCGCAGTTGAGGAGCCGCTTGCTTACTTAACACATGCGATGGCACCTTTTCATGCTCTTCTGTTTGAAATGCATTTGCTTAGAAAGTCGCCAGAATCTGCTGCTTTCTTTACATTACTACAAAAGCACCAAATTGAAATTCTAGAAATTGGTATTTTGGCCGTTTGTCATAAATAAAGGCCAATTTAATGAGTATTAACCTGAATATAGCTGAATGATTCAGAGTTATCCACTGTACAGAACTAGCCAGGTAGTCTGTTCTTGGTAAAATCTGGATATGGTGGGCAGTGGATTTCATGACATCAGGATATGATGGCATTTTGGCTAAACATGTTAACACTGTTAGGGTAGTTGTATTGTCTTGCAATAGCTGGAAACACCGTGCTGTGTTAGGTCACTGGGGTGTGTATAAGGCAGTGTATTGAGAACACCATCTCCACCAGATGGATGCTGGGTGTCCCTTCCGTGGcccctccactcctcctgttAGCTTCCTCACACAGCGTGTGAGCAGTCAGGCTCCACGTCCCAGGCCCGAGCTGCACCACACTCAAGCGCGTCTTTATCGTATGGGCTGTTTGAGGACCCTAAGGGCAGAAGCCCGtgtgcatttgtttctttgtgcacatgtgttgtgAGTGGTGAGTGCTGCACAGATGTACGGGGGTGCGGTATGGCTTGTGCTGTCAGGGGTGCCAGGTGATCATTTCTTGCCTCACGGGCACTAGAAATAGAGGTGCATGCTTGGAGAAACCTGAGGACTTAGTTCTAAGTGGAAGAGCTGCTTCCTAGACCGGAAGCCGTGTCTACTGGACTTTATTTTTTGGTCCTTGCCTACTTTCCAGAAAAAAGTTAGGTGCGTCAGCTGAGTTGACGGAGATGTTCTTGTTTGCAGATACATCGATCAAGGTCGAAATCCCCAGCTCTACACCAAAGAGTGCCTGGAGAGGGCTCTGGCCAAAAATGAGCAAGTCAAGGGGAAGATTGACACAATGAAGGTAAGACCAAGGCCGTCGTGTCAGCGTGCCCACTGTGTGTGCGCCCTGCGGGAGGGCAGCGTGTCGCGAGTAAGCGTGGCTGACGGACTTTGCTGTTAGTCTCTGTGGGCTGTATGACTGCCACACAGTGGGACTTCTGGCATGTGTAATAGTTACGTTGAATGTCACCGAGCCACAGACCTGtgacaaacaaggaaacagattAACATCTTACATTTTGTCTGGTGGTGTCCCTGGCCAGTGGGGCTTTCAGTGTGGCTTTCCCATTTGACTTCCTTGGGTGACATCTTCTGTATCAACCCTGACTGGAGGCCTTTTCTGTGTCAGCGGGCTGCAGGTGGAGGATCCTGGAAGGTTTATGTGGTCTCTAGCATCTGCCTTCAGACCCCTAGGAACTCCCTGACACTCCCACAGAGAGCTTGGCCCCCTTGCCCCTACTAGGGAGCTGTGCCCTGAGTGTGAACTGCAGTTTTCTCTCTC contains:
- the Med10 gene encoding mediator of RNA polymerase II transcription subunit 10, which gives rise to MAEKFDHLEEHLEKFVENIRQLGIIVSDFQPSSQAGLSQKLNFIVTGLQDIDKCRQQLHDIMVPLEVFEYIDQGRNPQLYTKECLERALAKNEQVKGKIDTMKKFKSLLIQELSKVFPEDMAKYRSIRGEDHPPS